A single region of the Saprospiraceae bacterium genome encodes:
- a CDS encoding sigma-70 family RNA polymerase sigma factor, with protein MDIALPLGIEEKDLIKACVQKERWAQKLLYEEYYSKLMGVCLRYANNEHDALDILHEGFIKVFRNINKYQPGTSLIAWMRRIMVNTSIDYCRKNIRRRTEDIEEAFDVSASEADAISQCTEKEILEAIQQLSPAYRTVFNLYVIEGYSHKEIADELEITESTSRSNLVKARIKLKAILSSRFYGYEE; from the coding sequence ATGGATATTGCTTTGCCTTTAGGTATAGAAGAAAAAGACCTTATCAAAGCGTGCGTTCAGAAAGAACGCTGGGCTCAAAAATTGCTGTATGAAGAGTACTACAGCAAGTTGATGGGCGTTTGCCTACGTTATGCCAATAATGAACACGATGCCCTTGATATCCTGCACGAAGGATTCATCAAAGTATTTCGAAATATTAACAAATATCAACCTGGTACCTCCCTCATCGCCTGGATGCGAAGGATCATGGTCAATACATCCATTGATTATTGCCGAAAAAACATTAGGCGTCGGACGGAAGATATTGAAGAGGCTTTTGATGTAAGTGCTTCCGAGGCGGACGCGATTAGTCAATGCACAGAAAAAGAAATACTCGAAGCCATACAGCAATTGTCACCTGCGTATCGAACAGTTTTCAATCTGTATGTCATAGAAGGATATTCCCATAAGGAGATCGCCGATGAGCTGGAGATTACAGAAAGCACTTCTCGATCCAACCTTGTAAAAGCCAGAATAAAACTAAAAGCTATTTTGAGTTCGAGATTCTACGGATATGAAGAGTAA
- a CDS encoding alpha/beta fold hydrolase produces the protein MNVNTIGTQRGCIHYQRWGKGKRLLIAFHGFSNQGKLFEPLANALGNEFRLVAIDLPFHGQTEWRSNSYNKADVKAWIEAILQREACTTFEWMGFSLGARIILSLCREMGNALQGIHLIAPDGLATYRTTLTQIVPVPIRSWLNQAVAAHPTRWLSRARRLHQLRLLDTFSLKYFEQQFRSPSHIHRLFGTWVSLVHFPVRAQVVRHWLIQEAIPITICLGHQDKFINVASIEKWANPIPQKKLGWFNQGHHLVTAALAQFYAENLPLKGN, from the coding sequence ATGAATGTTAACACCATAGGTACCCAAAGGGGTTGTATCCATTATCAACGATGGGGAAAAGGCAAACGACTCCTCATCGCCTTTCACGGTTTCTCAAATCAGGGAAAGCTCTTTGAGCCCCTGGCAAATGCTTTGGGAAATGAATTTCGCCTGGTAGCGATCGATCTGCCATTCCATGGTCAAACCGAATGGCGCAGTAATAGCTACAATAAAGCGGATGTTAAAGCTTGGATCGAAGCCATTTTGCAAAGAGAAGCTTGTACAACCTTTGAATGGATGGGCTTTAGTTTGGGGGCTCGTATCATTTTATCGCTTTGTCGCGAAATGGGGAATGCGTTGCAAGGCATTCACCTCATTGCCCCAGATGGATTGGCTACCTACCGAACTACCCTTACTCAAATCGTCCCAGTCCCTATTCGGTCTTGGTTAAACCAAGCGGTTGCAGCTCACCCAACGCGCTGGCTTTCCCGCGCTCGACGCCTCCACCAGCTTAGGCTTCTTGATACCTTTTCCTTGAAGTATTTCGAACAGCAATTTCGCAGTCCCTCCCATATTCATCGGCTCTTCGGTACCTGGGTTTCACTCGTTCACTTTCCTGTACGTGCCCAAGTGGTCAGGCATTGGCTTATTCAAGAAGCTATTCCGATCACCATTTGCCTGGGGCACCAGGATAAATTTATCAATGTTGCAAGCATCGAGAAATGGGCGAATCCCATTCCCCAAAAAAAACTTGGCTGGTTCAACCAGGGGCATCACTTGGTTACTGCTGCCTTAGCCCAATTTTATGCAGAAAATTTGCCGCTTAAAGGCAATTAA
- a CDS encoding DUF547 domain-containing protein — MKKISGSIILLWFISAVVLPSCKVSDYPSSSTPINHQIWDSLLRKNVNEQGFVNYKGFIADSVQFNQYLNLLSSNHPNSKNWSKEERLAYWINAYNAFTVKLIVDHYPVESIKDIKNGIPFVNTVWDIKFIKIEDATYDLNNIEHGILRPKFKDPRIHFAVNCASFSCPKLLNHAYTGEKVNAQLDQAARDFLADPSKNIIKKEEVQLSKILSWYRGDFKKYDDILDLVNTYGPMQVDKNAKVSYLDYIWTLNEAK; from the coding sequence ATGAAAAAAATATCAGGTTCTATTATTTTGTTGTGGTTTATTTCCGCTGTCGTTTTGCCCAGCTGCAAGGTATCGGACTACCCTTCCTCCTCGACCCCTATCAATCATCAAATATGGGACTCCTTGTTGCGAAAAAACGTCAATGAGCAGGGGTTCGTAAATTATAAAGGGTTCATTGCCGATAGCGTCCAATTCAACCAATACCTGAATTTACTTTCCAGCAATCATCCTAATTCGAAGAATTGGTCTAAGGAGGAGAGGCTTGCTTACTGGATTAATGCTTATAATGCCTTCACGGTCAAGCTCATAGTAGATCATTATCCTGTGGAGAGCATCAAGGATATCAAAAACGGCATTCCCTTTGTAAATACCGTTTGGGATATTAAATTCATTAAAATTGAAGATGCTACCTATGATTTAAACAATATTGAACATGGCATACTTCGCCCTAAGTTTAAAGATCCGCGCATACATTTTGCCGTCAATTGTGCTTCGTTTTCCTGCCCAAAACTGCTCAACCACGCCTACACGGGCGAAAAAGTAAATGCTCAGTTGGACCAAGCAGCCCGGGATTTCTTGGCAGATCCTAGCAAAAACATTATCAAAAAAGAGGAAGTGCAGTTGTCGAAGATTCTATCCTGGTATCGGGGCGATTTCAAAAAATACGACGATATTCTTGACCTTGTGAATACCTATGGCCCCATGCAAGTGGACAAAAACGCCAAGGTAAGCTATCTGGATTATATCTGGACCTTGAATGAGGCAAAGTAG
- a CDS encoding helix-turn-helix domain-containing protein translates to MSTKSQNARIIFGLKVKQLRQEQGLSFADLAKAANMSVSYLNEIEKGKKYPKEDKIASLAAVLSVSFDQLTSSELDKSLAPVSELLKSNFLNELPLDLFGIELAKVVEIIANAPAKVGAFISTLLELSRNYALKEENFYFGALRSFLELHNNYFQTIEDEVSRFISRYDIPPQRPFAAKLLQQLLEDCFDYRITDNGLETYPEMQDLRAVFIPNKKQLLLNKNLSEMQRSFQFGKELGFSFLELKERANTSSLMRSRVFEEVLNHSKATYFSVALHLPLDPFVADVEAFFQQKQWDANAFLGIMEKYRATPEMFYHRLTNVLPAFFGLPKIFFLRFRHDVVSDVYEIDKELHLDSHHQPHSNGLSEHYCRRWISVSLLMDLRKQQKEGARLSQLVAIQKSRYVGTNDEYLCFTIARPTYPNPNHNVSVTLGIVITEELKDKIAFLEDPAISHKQVHTTCERCPISDCAERVIAPVVIQRREKLRAIQKRLTDLGNA, encoded by the coding sequence ATGAGCACCAAATCACAAAACGCAAGGATTATTTTTGGATTAAAGGTCAAGCAACTCCGACAGGAGCAGGGCTTATCATTTGCTGATTTAGCCAAAGCAGCGAATATGTCGGTGTCTTATCTAAATGAGATCGAGAAAGGGAAAAAATATCCTAAAGAAGATAAAATCGCTTCCCTGGCAGCTGTCTTATCGGTTAGTTTCGACCAACTTACCTCCTCGGAATTGGATAAAAGTTTGGCCCCTGTTAGTGAATTGCTGAAGTCTAATTTTTTAAATGAACTCCCCCTTGATCTTTTTGGGATTGAATTAGCTAAAGTCGTAGAGATTATTGCCAATGCACCCGCCAAGGTTGGTGCCTTTATTTCGACCTTGTTGGAGCTTTCTCGCAATTACGCCCTGAAAGAAGAAAATTTTTACTTCGGCGCCTTGCGCTCCTTTCTGGAATTGCACAATAATTATTTTCAGACGATCGAAGACGAGGTGAGTCGATTCATTTCCCGCTACGATATTCCGCCACAACGACCATTTGCTGCTAAATTATTACAACAACTGCTGGAAGACTGTTTTGATTACCGAATTACCGATAATGGCTTGGAAACATATCCGGAGATGCAAGACCTACGTGCCGTTTTTATACCCAATAAAAAGCAGCTACTGCTCAATAAGAACCTCTCTGAAATGCAGCGCTCCTTCCAGTTTGGCAAAGAGTTAGGCTTTAGCTTTTTAGAATTAAAAGAACGAGCGAATACTTCCTCCCTGATGCGTAGCCGGGTATTCGAAGAAGTACTCAATCATTCCAAGGCAACCTACTTTTCGGTTGCCCTACATTTGCCGCTCGATCCCTTTGTAGCGGATGTGGAAGCTTTTTTTCAGCAAAAACAGTGGGATGCAAATGCCTTTTTAGGTATCATGGAAAAATATCGGGCAACGCCTGAGATGTTTTACCATCGCTTAACCAACGTGTTGCCTGCCTTTTTTGGATTACCTAAAATATTTTTCCTCCGTTTCCGACATGATGTGGTCAGTGATGTATACGAAATTGATAAGGAATTGCACCTGGATAGCCACCACCAACCGCATAGCAATGGCTTATCTGAGCACTATTGCCGCCGTTGGATTTCCGTTTCCTTACTCATGGATTTGAGGAAACAGCAAAAAGAAGGAGCCCGCTTGTCGCAATTGGTCGCTATTCAAAAATCTCGGTATGTAGGCACCAACGATGAATACCTCTGCTTTACCATCGCGCGCCCTACTTACCCCAATCCTAATCACAATGTAAGTGTCACCCTCGGGATCGTGATCACGGAGGAACTAAAGGATAAAATAGCCTTTTTAGAAGACCCCGCTATTTCACACAAACAAGTCCATACCACTTGCGAACGCTGCCCTATCTCTGATTGTGCGGAACGAGTTATTGCTCCCGTCGTTATCCAACGGCGAGAAAAACTTCGAGCCATTCAAAAGCGTTTAACAGATTTAGGTAATGCCTAA
- a CDS encoding peroxiredoxin — protein MEEISINQMPRIGEKAPDFEAITTAGKIKLSEYNKGNWILMFSHPADFTPVCTTEMSAFATDKPWFSQRNTKLLGLSIDSIHSHLAWVNNVREKTAVYMDFPIIADLDMKVANLYGMLHPEASTTAAVRAVFFIDPKGIIRLIMYYPLNVGRNMDEIQRALIALQTVDECNCALPANWRPGDKAIVPPPKTLVEMEERLANTEYEKIDFYLAKKVI, from the coding sequence ATGGAAGAAATAAGCATTAACCAAATGCCTCGTATCGGTGAGAAAGCACCAGATTTTGAAGCTATCACAACTGCTGGAAAGATCAAGTTGTCGGAATATAATAAAGGAAATTGGATCCTAATGTTTTCTCATCCGGCTGACTTTACTCCAGTCTGTACCACCGAAATGTCCGCCTTTGCTACAGACAAACCCTGGTTTAGTCAACGTAATACCAAGTTGTTAGGGCTTAGCATAGATAGCATTCATTCCCATTTAGCATGGGTAAACAATGTAAGAGAAAAAACAGCAGTGTACATGGACTTCCCTATCATAGCTGATCTGGATATGAAGGTGGCTAATTTATACGGAATGTTGCACCCCGAAGCGAGTACCACGGCGGCTGTTCGTGCTGTATTTTTCATCGATCCTAAAGGCATCATTCGCCTCATTATGTACTATCCCCTAAATGTGGGACGAAATATGGATGAAATTCAAAGAGCACTTATTGCCTTGCAGACGGTTGATGAATGCAATTGTGCCCTACCTGCCAATTGGCGCCCTGGCGATAAAGCCATTGTTCCTCCACCTAAGACACTTGTGGAGATGGAAGAACGCCTAGCTAATACCGAGTATGAAAAAATTGATTTTTATCTGGCTAAGAAGGTGATTTAG
- the smpB gene encoding SsrA-binding protein SmpB, producing the protein MAEKKKKNNKGVEIVNRKASHEYQFLDTLEAGIILQGTEIKSIRKGNVNLRDAYCTFKKGELYIKSMFIAEYDFGNVFNHEARRTRKLLLRQGELRKLEKKVKEKGLTIIPYRLYLSERGFAKLEIALAQGKKTHDKRQSIKDKDAKRDLARIKKMKL; encoded by the coding sequence ATGGCAGAGAAGAAGAAAAAGAATAATAAAGGGGTTGAGATTGTCAATAGAAAAGCCTCACATGAATACCAGTTCCTCGATACCCTTGAGGCAGGTATTATTTTACAGGGAACCGAAATCAAATCGATCCGCAAAGGGAATGTAAACCTCCGGGACGCCTACTGTACCTTCAAGAAAGGAGAACTCTACATTAAAAGTATGTTCATCGCCGAATATGATTTTGGCAACGTGTTTAACCACGAAGCCCGACGAACCCGTAAACTCCTGCTTCGCCAAGGCGAACTCCGAAAACTCGAGAAAAAAGTAAAAGAAAAAGGCCTTACCATCATTCCTTACCGCCTATACCTCTCCGAACGCGGCTTCGCTAAACTCGAAATAGCCCTGGCGCAAGGCAAGAAAACCCACGACAAACGCCAATCCATTAAAGACAAAGATGCTAAACGCGACCTGGCACGCATAAAAAAAATGAAACTATAA
- a CDS encoding BamA/TamA family outer membrane protein, protein MMTGIPLKGQVPKDSLASSRAGFLQKSSLIVLPIVFYTPETRFGGGGAALYTFRFVNESATSRPSQLQLGLAYTQEKQMLFYLPFEIYAKKENWLIAGELGFYRYVYRFFGIGNETPSESETYEATYPRVQFNIQKMIFPRLYVGLRYGMDDYRIAKKAADGQLLQSTISGQDGGVIAGLGWTANHDTRNHLFYPTHGHRVQLVSFFNRRALGSHFNFDRYSLDVSQYFSLGKGIIALNAVTEMLSGAVPFQQLALIGGPKKMRGFFEGRFRDKNLWILQAEYRRGIKGMFGLALFTGIGNVAPKPGLLFNQQIHFSYGLGLRIRLSKKDKINLRIDFGANEEGTISPYLTVAEAF, encoded by the coding sequence ATGATGACTGGAATCCCGTTGAAGGGACAGGTGCCGAAAGATAGCCTTGCTTCCTCTAGGGCCGGATTTTTACAAAAAAGTAGCCTGATTGTCTTACCCATCGTGTTTTACACCCCCGAAACCAGATTTGGCGGCGGCGGTGCAGCCTTATATACTTTTCGATTTGTCAATGAATCAGCAACTTCTCGCCCTTCCCAATTGCAACTAGGGTTAGCTTATACCCAGGAAAAACAAATGTTATTCTACCTGCCTTTTGAAATTTATGCAAAAAAGGAAAATTGGCTAATCGCAGGAGAACTGGGTTTTTACCGGTATGTATATCGTTTTTTTGGCATTGGCAATGAGACGCCAAGCGAAAGCGAAACTTATGAAGCAACTTACCCTCGGGTTCAATTCAATATTCAAAAAATGATTTTCCCTCGACTTTATGTGGGGCTTCGATATGGCATGGATGATTACAGGATTGCCAAAAAAGCAGCGGATGGCCAATTGTTACAGTCGACTATAAGTGGCCAGGATGGAGGCGTGATTGCAGGACTGGGATGGACGGCTAATCACGATACCCGCAATCATCTCTTTTATCCTACTCATGGCCATCGAGTGCAATTGGTCTCCTTCTTTAATCGAAGGGCCTTGGGAAGTCACTTTAATTTTGATCGTTATAGCTTGGATGTTAGTCAATATTTCTCTCTTGGTAAAGGGATCATAGCCCTGAATGCCGTGACAGAAATGTTAAGTGGAGCAGTTCCTTTTCAACAATTGGCCTTGATTGGAGGACCCAAAAAAATGCGTGGATTCTTCGAAGGACGGTTTAGGGATAAAAATCTCTGGATTTTGCAAGCAGAATACCGAAGAGGGATAAAAGGTATGTTTGGCCTGGCACTTTTCACTGGTATAGGGAATGTAGCCCCCAAGCCCGGGCTGCTCTTTAATCAGCAGATACATTTTTCCTATGGTTTGGGATTGCGCATCCGGCTTAGCAAAAAAGACAAGATAAACCTGAGAATTGACTTTGGCGCAAACGAAGAGGGCACCATTTCCCCCTACCTAACAGTAGCAGAAGCTTTTTAA
- a CDS encoding rhodanese-like domain-containing protein: protein MKSLLIILALGLSLPNFAQEIAPAINLNVAEFKEKMKVDTSAIILDVRTPEETALGIIEGALELNVLDSLFTQQLQALDTTKTYLVYCRSGRRSLKACEIMIEQGFTHLFNLVGGYTAWIEEE from the coding sequence ATGAAATCATTACTTATTATACTGGCCCTGGGGCTCTCTCTACCCAATTTTGCACAAGAAATTGCCCCTGCCATCAACCTCAATGTTGCCGAGTTTAAGGAAAAAATGAAGGTGGATACGAGTGCCATCATTTTAGATGTCCGAACCCCTGAAGAAACGGCCTTGGGTATCATCGAAGGTGCTTTGGAATTGAATGTACTGGACAGCCTATTTACCCAACAGCTTCAAGCGCTGGATACGACTAAAACCTACCTGGTTTATTGCCGCAGTGGCCGTCGTAGTCTGAAAGCTTGTGAAATAATGATTGAGCAAGGGTTTACCCACCTATTTAATTTAGTGGGAGGGTATACGGCCTGGATAGAAGAAGAGTAA
- a CDS encoding S9 family peptidase produces the protein MNRISIVILLSLFSMSGSFSQPDITLEDVWQNYTFLANSVPGFNFMADGKHFTRMERGKINQYDLTTGRFSQTIFDANAVSSNDFQGVNDYTFSADESKIMISSESESIYRRSYKAKFYVYDRQSSQIQPVFSKDKIRYATFNRQADKVAFVYENNLYCKDMTTGELKQLTTDGKTNEIINGGTDWVYEEEFAIAVGFQWSPDGQRIAYYRFDESEVKEFTMTHFRGGMYPEYETFKYPKVGEDNSKVSIHIYDLASGKTVLANTYLAEDHYIPRIKWTQDPQTLCILRMNRHQNKVELLLANASTGQTSTLFEETNKYYIEEGVLDNLSFLKDGKHFVWTSEMDGWHHIYLYDMKGKKVRQLTKGEWEVTAFHGIDEANGKVFYQAAKRNPMQREEYVVDLDGENEKVLAQQDGWNQAEYSSTFDYYVLNHSTINTPASYVVYDRTGNSIRTIEDNSFLKSKMKTYDVQPAEFFNFTTSEGVDLNGYMIKPRHFDPNQKYPVFMFLYGGPGSQQVVDNWRGQNYWWFQMLAQQGFLVACVDNRGTGARGEAFKKITYMQLGHYETIDQIEAAKYLGSLEYTDASNIGIFGWSYGGYMSSLCLLKGNDVFKAAIAVAPVTNWKWYDSIYTERFMRTEKENPDGYADNSPTNFADQLKGHYLLVHGMGDDNVHFQQTAEMANALITANKQYDTYFYPNRNHGISGGLTRLHLYQKMTNFLEDKLKATAVTRISPRAGRHPIELVPVENTNKKAKKKKTIKP, from the coding sequence ATGAATCGTATATCGATAGTTATCCTCCTCTCTCTCTTTTCAATGTCAGGTAGTTTTTCCCAACCTGATATTACACTGGAAGATGTTTGGCAAAATTATACCTTCCTTGCCAATTCCGTTCCTGGTTTCAACTTTATGGCTGATGGCAAACACTTCACACGCATGGAAAGAGGTAAAATCAATCAGTATGACCTTACGACTGGACGTTTTTCCCAAACAATATTTGATGCCAATGCTGTAAGTTCGAACGATTTTCAGGGCGTAAATGACTACACCTTCAGCGCAGATGAGTCTAAAATAATGATCAGTTCAGAGTCTGAAAGCATTTATCGCCGCTCTTATAAGGCCAAATTCTATGTTTACGATCGCCAGTCTAGCCAAATACAACCGGTATTTTCGAAAGATAAAATTCGATATGCTACCTTCAACCGCCAAGCAGACAAAGTAGCTTTTGTCTATGAAAATAACCTCTATTGTAAGGACATGACGACCGGTGAGCTCAAACAATTGACTACTGATGGCAAAACCAATGAGATTATCAACGGTGGAACCGACTGGGTATACGAAGAAGAATTTGCCATTGCAGTAGGCTTTCAATGGTCACCAGATGGTCAACGCATTGCTTATTATCGCTTTGATGAAAGCGAAGTCAAAGAGTTCACCATGACACACTTTCGAGGTGGAATGTACCCGGAATATGAAACCTTCAAATACCCCAAAGTGGGAGAAGATAATTCAAAAGTAAGTATTCACATCTATGACCTGGCCAGCGGGAAAACAGTATTGGCCAATACCTACTTAGCAGAAGATCATTATATTCCCCGCATCAAATGGACCCAAGATCCTCAAACCTTGTGCATCCTTCGCATGAATCGTCACCAAAACAAAGTGGAACTCCTTTTGGCAAATGCAAGTACAGGCCAAACTTCAACGCTTTTTGAAGAGACCAACAAGTATTATATAGAAGAGGGCGTTTTGGATAATCTATCCTTCCTCAAGGATGGCAAACATTTTGTATGGACCAGCGAAATGGATGGATGGCATCACATTTATTTATATGACATGAAGGGCAAGAAGGTCCGCCAATTGACCAAAGGCGAATGGGAGGTGACCGCATTTCATGGCATCGATGAGGCAAATGGCAAGGTGTTTTACCAGGCGGCCAAACGCAACCCCATGCAACGAGAGGAGTATGTGGTTGACCTGGATGGTGAAAATGAAAAGGTCTTAGCCCAACAAGATGGATGGAACCAAGCTGAATACAGTAGTACTTTTGATTACTATGTGCTCAATCATTCTACGATCAATACACCTGCTAGCTATGTGGTTTATGATCGAACGGGGAATAGCATTCGTACCATTGAGGACAATTCGTTTTTGAAAAGTAAAATGAAAACGTATGATGTCCAGCCAGCTGAATTTTTCAACTTTACAACCAGCGAAGGGGTAGATTTAAATGGTTATATGATCAAACCTCGCCATTTTGATCCCAATCAAAAGTATCCGGTATTTATGTTTTTATATGGTGGCCCAGGGAGCCAGCAAGTGGTAGACAACTGGCGAGGCCAAAACTATTGGTGGTTCCAGATGCTGGCGCAACAAGGTTTCCTCGTAGCTTGTGTCGACAATAGAGGCACAGGCGCCAGAGGGGAAGCTTTTAAAAAGATCACCTATATGCAGTTGGGACATTATGAGACCATCGACCAGATAGAAGCGGCCAAATACCTCGGTAGCCTGGAATACACAGATGCCAGTAATATTGGTATCTTTGGTTGGAGTTATGGGGGATATATGTCTAGCCTCTGTTTGTTGAAAGGTAATGATGTTTTCAAAGCTGCCATTGCAGTGGCACCAGTGACCAATTGGAAATGGTATGATTCGATCTATACCGAACGTTTTATGCGGACCGAAAAAGAAAACCCAGATGGCTATGCGGATAATTCGCCTACTAATTTTGCAGATCAACTCAAGGGCCATTACTTGCTGGTTCATGGTATGGGCGATGATAATGTGCATTTTCAGCAAACAGCTGAAATGGCCAATGCCCTGATTACGGCCAATAAACAATATGATACCTATTTTTACCCCAATCGCAACCATGGCATCAGTGGGGGCCTTACCCGATTACATCTTTATCAAAAAATGACGAATTTTCTGGAAGATAAACTGAAAGCAACTGCTGTTACGCGCATTTCTCCTCGTGCTGGAAGACATCCGATTGAACTGGTGCCAGTGGAGAATACCAATAAGAAAGCTAAAAAGAAAAAAACAATTAAACCTTAG
- a CDS encoding DUF4331 family protein, with protein MKIINKLGLLAFMLTVFSLASCNKDDDMNPMNDDLYQQEDQMGRPAINTVFATGADKDIFNTTTPSNQGAAFAAKFNSRLMALNPAYTTNALGLDAATFTSVLATDVLNVSTQKPTTFFDGTNVLTGRKLDDDVISVELLLIFGGPDGTANPALTDDHVDANDKAFLTTFPYLASPH; from the coding sequence ATGAAAATTATAAATAAACTAGGCCTACTAGCCTTTATGCTAACCGTTTTTTCCTTGGCTTCCTGTAATAAGGACGATGATATGAACCCTATGAACGATGATTTGTACCAGCAAGAGGATCAAATGGGCCGACCTGCCATCAATACGGTGTTTGCAACAGGTGCGGATAAAGATATTTTTAATACGACAACGCCATCCAACCAGGGAGCTGCTTTTGCTGCTAAATTCAACAGCCGATTAATGGCGCTAAACCCTGCTTATACGACCAATGCGCTTGGTTTGGATGCAGCTACTTTTACGAGTGTTTTGGCCACAGATGTGTTAAATGTTTCTACCCAAAAACCAACGACTTTTTTCGACGGCACCAACGTTTTGACTGGCCGTAAGTTGGATGATGATGTTATTTCCGTAGAGCTTTTACTCATCTTTGGTGGCCCTGACGGTACGGCTAATCCGGCCCTGACAGATGATCATGTGGACGCAAATGACAAGGCGTTTTTAACGACCTTTCCTTATTTAGCAAGTCCGCATTAA
- a CDS encoding TIGR04283 family arsenosugar biosynthesis glycosyltransferase — MTAISVIIPTLNEEKNIGGLVNHLFSIPHQSYLHEVIVVDGGSQDRTIHEAQKAGAIVLESPKGRAIQMNLGADRARGHILYFVHADVIPPQSCFGDIMDTLKQGHVMGCFSFDFASSSILLKINAYFTQFDSMTSGGGDQTFFIPKVHFQHLGRFNENLPIMEDFDFIWRAKKHHPLHIVKKRALVSARKYEKNSYLKVQLVNGLVLTLFRRGYCPFKLARLYKRLLQL; from the coding sequence ATGACAGCAATTAGTGTAATCATACCAACCTTAAATGAGGAAAAAAACATAGGTGGATTAGTTAATCATCTATTTTCAATACCCCACCAGTCCTATCTCCATGAAGTCATTGTCGTGGATGGGGGGAGCCAAGACCGAACCATTCATGAAGCCCAAAAGGCAGGTGCCATCGTGCTCGAATCGCCTAAGGGACGCGCTATTCAAATGAACCTTGGCGCCGATAGGGCCCGAGGACATATCCTCTACTTCGTACACGCAGATGTGATCCCTCCTCAGAGTTGTTTTGGCGATATTATGGATACTTTAAAACAAGGCCATGTCATGGGCTGCTTCTCTTTTGATTTTGCTTCCAGCTCTATCTTGCTAAAAATCAATGCCTACTTTACCCAATTTGACTCGATGACCAGTGGTGGCGGCGACCAAACCTTTTTCATCCCCAAGGTCCATTTTCAGCATTTAGGCCGATTCAATGAAAACTTACCTATTATGGAAGATTTCGATTTCATTTGGCGCGCCAAAAAGCATCATCCGCTCCACATTGTCAAAAAAAGAGCGCTCGTTTCAGCGAGAAAATATGAAAAAAACAGCTACTTAAAAGTCCAGCTTGTTAATGGATTGGTTCTGACGCTTTTCCGACGAGGTTATTGCCCTTTTAAATTGGCGCGGCTATACAAAAGGTTATTGCAATTATAA
- a CDS encoding DUF4331 family protein produces the protein MLGLISASVGIVWAADHIDAPAVTSTTTDITDYFAFESPADPNNMVFVCNLQGLLDPTATANAKFDEQVMVEFNIDNSGDNEEDLVIQAFFKDGKLKVYGPVAPSQKGLMSAVETTGTLTETQITAYNEEVSIGTNGGIKVFAGPRDDPFFFDFAQFSDILAGNAGGFKDPGNDTFAGTNIMSVVVELPKSMLGNAATLNTWVEAKRKI, from the coding sequence ATGCTCGGATTAATTTCAGCATCTGTAGGAATTGTATGGGCGGCTGATCACATTGATGCTCCCGCTGTCACCTCAACGACCACTGATATCACCGACTATTTTGCATTCGAAAGCCCTGCTGACCCCAACAACATGGTATTCGTTTGTAATCTCCAAGGCTTACTAGACCCTACTGCCACTGCAAATGCTAAGTTTGATGAGCAAGTAATGGTAGAGTTTAATATCGACAACAGTGGTGATAATGAAGAGGATCTCGTCATCCAGGCCTTTTTCAAAGATGGCAAATTGAAAGTGTACGGCCCTGTAGCGCCTTCTCAAAAAGGCTTAATGAGTGCAGTAGAAACGACTGGCACACTTACCGAAACACAAATCACTGCCTACAATGAGGAAGTCAGTATAGGTACCAATGGAGGAATAAAGGTTTTTGCCGGACCAAGAGATGATCCTTTCTTTTTTGACTTTGCTCAATTCTCCGACATTCTTGCAGGTAATGCAGGTGGTTTTAAGGACCCAGGTAACGATACTTTTGCGGGCACCAATATCATGTCTGTTGTGGTAGAACTTCCCAAATCTATGCTTGGCAATGCTGCTACCCTCAATACTTGGGTAGAAGCTAAAAGAAAAATTTAA